In one Nicotiana tomentosiformis chromosome 6, ASM39032v3, whole genome shotgun sequence genomic region, the following are encoded:
- the LOC104108449 gene encoding tetrahydroberberine oxidase-like: MKISWFSFLLVLLVVFSSTSWAASADTHEQFLQCLSRSNQTSIYTPNNSSYSSILQFSIQNLRFNTTGTPKPLVIVTPVSESEVQRVILCAKDTGMHVRVRGGGHDYEGLSYVSEVPFAIVDLINLRTITVNAEDKSAWVEAGSTIGELYYKIAEKSKTLGFPAGVCPTVGVGGHFSGGGYGVMLRKYGLAADNIVDARLIDANGRILDRDSMGEDLFWAIRGGGGNSFGLVLAWKIKLVDVPEKVTVFTLDKTLEQNATKLVHKWQYVASRFHEDLFIRILISRVNSSEGGNNKQTVVASFNSIFLGGVDRLLHIMQESFPELGLKREDCIEMSWIESILYFAGFPRGESLDVLRSRVQLSTRYFKAKSDYVQKPIPEGGFEGLWRLFFEDEAKGAQVILSPYGGKMDEIAASAIPFPHRAGNLYKIQHLAYWDEEGEEVAERHISWIRRLYSYMAPFVSKFPRAAYINYRDLDIGVNNVKGYTSYVQAKVWGIKYFKNNFDRLVHVKTKVDPSNFFRNEQSIPSLTWKNKGE, translated from the coding sequence TTTTTTCATCAACTTCATGGGCAGCTTCAGCTGATACTCATGAACAATTCCTCCAATGCTTATCTCGTAGTAACCAAACCTCTATTTACACCCCAAATAACTCTTCTTATTCATCAATCCTTCAGTTCTCCATTCAAAACCTAAGGTTCAACACCACTGGAACTCCTAAACCTCTTGTGATTGTCACCCCTGTAAGTGAATCCGAGGTCCAACGAGTCATTCTTTGTGCTAAGGATACTGGGATGCACGTTAGGGTTCGAGGTGGAGGACATGATTATGAGGGCCTTTCTTATGTATCTGAAGTTCCATTTGCCATAGTTGATCTAATCAACCTCAGAACAATCACTGTTAATGCTGAGGACAAGAGTGCATGGGTTGAAGCTGGATCCACTATTGGCGAACTCTATTATAAAATCGCGGAGAAAAGCAAAACCCTAGGGTTTCCAGCTGGTGTTTGTCCTACAGTTGGTGTTGGTGGACATTTTAGTGGAGGTGGTTATGGTGTTATGTTGAGAAAATATGGCCTCGCCGCAGATAACATTGTAGATGCACGGTTGATCGACGCGAATGGAAGAATTCTTGATAGGGATTCAATGGGGGAAGATCTCTTTTGGGCAATTAGAGGAGGTGGAGGTAATAGCTTTGGACTTGTTCTTGCATGGAAGATCAAATTAGTTGATGTTCCTGAGAAAGTAACTGTTTTTACCCTTGACAAGACCTTGGAACAAAATGCAACAAAGCTTGTTCATAAGTGGCAATATGTTGCTTCAAGATTCCATGAAGATTTGTTCATTAGGATCTTGATTAGTAGAGTGAATTCAAGTGAAGGAGGCAATAATAAACAAACAGTGGTAGCTTCATTCAACTCCATATTCCTCGGTGGAGTCGATCGATTACTTCACATCATGCAAGAAAGCTTCCCTGAATTAGGGTTAAAAAGAGAAGATTGCATTGAAATGAGCTGGATAGAGTCTATATTGTACTTTGCAGGATTTCCAAGAGGTGAATCTCTTGATGTATTGCGAAGTAGGGTTCAACTCTCAACGCGATACTTCAAGGCAAAATCAGACTACGTGCAGAAGCCAATCCCCGAGGGAGGTTTCGAAGGATTATGGAGATTGTTCTTTGAAGATGAAGCTAAAGGGGCACAAGTGATCTTGAGTCCATATGGTGGGAAAATGGATGAGATTGCAGCATCTGCTATTCCATTCCCCCATAGAGCTGGGAATTTGTACAAAATCCAACATTTGGCGTATTGGgatgaagaaggagaagaagttgCTGAAAGGCATATAAGTTGGATAAGAAGGCTTTATTCTTACATGGCTCCTTTTGTTTCTAAGTTTCCTAGAGCTGCTTATATCAACTATAGGGATCTTGATATTGGAGTGAACAATGTCAAGGGATATACAAGCTATGTGCAAGCTAAAGTTTGGGGGAttaagtatttcaaaaataactttgataGATTGGTTCATGTGAAGACTAAGGTGGATCCTTCAAACTTCTTTAGGAATGAACAAAGCATTCCTTCTCTTACTTGGAAGAACAAAGGCGAATGA
- the LOC117279676 gene encoding GRIP domain-containing protein RUD3-like, whose translation MTRDLVEKKNVYKLLNERLQTELEASRKEHADLVEQVRRIFKLSDDDSDTLANETNPHVQKRLDQTEQLQVEVDTMKAEAEEQKKNMDCLASEKETVRAQLASAEVQLRAIKEKYSVQVNTIEGLQYQLNSAIFGQENLAKELEAAKLEVTVVRAEADDKVAQYKADAEAIQDQAKNMVKHARWQSRREGLEGVHVQNFDVLAEIENAKI comes from the coding sequence ATGACTCGGGATCTTGTTGAAAAGAAGAATGTTTACAAGCTTCTTAACGAGAGGCTCCAGACCGAGTTAGAAGCGtctcggaaggagcatgccgatttggtcgagcaggtaagacGAATATTCAAACTTAGTGATGATGATTCAGACACATTGGCTAACGAAACGAACCCACATGTTCAAAAGAGACTTGACCAGACCGAGCAGCTCCAGGTGGAGGTGGACACTATGAAGGCTGAGGCAGAAGAACAGAAGAAAAATATGGACTGCCTGGCCTCAGAAAAAGAGACTGTCCGGGCACAGTTGGCTTCGGCTGAGGTTCAGCTTCGCGCTATAAAGGAGAAATACTCGGTGCAGGTCAATACGATTGAGGGACTCCAATATCAGTTGAACTCGGCTATTTTTGGTCAAGAGAACCTGGCCAAGGAGCTTGAGGCGGCCAAGTTAGAGGTTACTGTGGTCAGAGCCGAGGCCGATGATAAGGTGGCCCAATATAAAGCTGATGCTGAGGCGATTCAAGACCAAGCAAAAAACATGGTGAAGCATGCAAGATGGCAATCCCGAAGGGAAGGCCTCGAGGGAGTCCATGTTCAAAATTTTGACGTATTGGCTGAAATCGAAAATGCCAAGATATAA